The following nucleotide sequence is from Phaenicophaeus curvirostris isolate KB17595 chromosome 12, BPBGC_Pcur_1.0, whole genome shotgun sequence.
TGCACAATGCACTGGtcataaatataatttcttgAGTACGGGACAGATGTTTAAGATGCGTAATcacacacagaggacagataTACAAAACAATCAGATTGTTGCCTTCAGGGCCAAATATGAGGaaagtaatttgttttcaaGTTAAGGCCATCATCCACCTATGCATCTCTTATAAATTAAGGGagtagtattttattatttaagatTATTTGTTACATAAAGAAGTCACCAAAAGCTGAAGGGCATTAAGGAGAGCAAAGGGTTGGATACATTTTTTACAGTCTCAGCCTCCTCGAGTTACTTTCCTGTTAGCGTGTCTTGCAAAATAAGAACTTACACATCATAAATTTTGATGTAGCCGTCATCTGAAGCAGTTACAAGTAATTGAGAATCTGGAGAAAATGTCAGTGAACGAATGGGCATCGCGTGACCTGAAATTCAAAGTTACATATGGCTAAGAAGGTAGCTATTCCTCTTCCTAATGACAGATACAAGAAGGAACGGCAATTTAACAATTCAGTTAAGCTAAACCAACTGTTATCTTTCAAGACAGGCATTTATGAGTTTACAGTTTGCCTCTAATATTTTAAGTGGTTTACAAGTTACAGCACTCTAAATTACTGTCTAATGGCCAGAAACACCATGTCATTTATGCTACAGCTGTTGTATATTATTCTCACTTGCATTatatcttttcattttgctgagGAACGATGCCAGAACTTGGATATTGCAAACAGACAAAGCATTACCTTCTAGCGTATGCAGAAGTTTTCCAGTTGCAATATCAAAAATATTGATAATGCCATCTATCGCTCCACTGGCTAAGTATTTTCCATCTGGACTCTGCAATAGAACACGAGAAGTATGCATTTAACAACTGTGTGCATTTATGCTGTACCTCACTGACATTCTCTTGGCAACTTATCACAAACAGGATCTATGCAAGATACCCGGGCTGCAAAAATCCTGAAGATTTCAGCTGACACACTCACAAAATGCGAATAAACAAGATCAAAGTATATTTTCCATCCATGCAGGGGAAGATGTCACGCAGTTTATATTTGGAACTATCAAAGCACGGCTGTCATATAGTGTTATGTAGATAATAAGAGATAgatggaaacaaaaatatctgaTTTATGACAACAATAGCAATTTCACATAAGAAATTATCAGTTGTGCTTCTTACGTATGCAATGCTCAGGATGAACTTTCCTCTGGTGTCGAGAgaatattctttctttcctgtttcaacaccaaaaatatttacttttcccACATGACTTCCTGTTGCAAGGTATTGGGAATCGGGTGAAAAAGCCAGGGACCAAGCGTCAActgtatgaaaaagaaaaaaatcagttagcTGAACACTGTTTCTCATTCAACAACATCAGTTCTGTATGCATCTGATCAGACATTTAATCCATTTAGCAGTACAAAATATCTATCTCACACAATGtaattcacatttatttttctataagcTCAATATTCATTACCTAAAACACTGAGATACTATTCTTAAAGTAGTGATTGCTAGTGGCCCAATGAACTATTTAGCATAAAATCTTTAGCCTCTGAATTCCAACTTGAAAGACAAAACACTGATTCAGACTTTGGCTTTACTGTGTTTTGGCTTGCTTGCTCCTCACACTAGAATGTGCTGCATAAATAAGCATCACATTTATGTCTCAAATCCAGTGCAGTGCTTACAAAGAAAGATCAGACCTTCTCTGTAAATcaacttgaattattttttgaatTATCCTTTTATCAATGCATGTGTAAGAGCACACTGGTTTCTTTCCATTCCACCTTATGCATCTAGCAAAAAGCGTATCTGAGTGGATCTGAGAAAGTGTAAATAgcgtgaaaaaaaaatgttacattgATACTACTTTATGCTGAGTTCATAAAAATCACCaagatttttgcaaagacagataaaaaaaaaaaagacaaaccaacAAAGTAGTTGTGTACCTTCGTTATAGACTGGGCAGTATTTACTGTCTAGAGCAAGTACACAGCCTACGCAGACAGCCTAGCACTCAGATCTTACCAGGACCAGCATCAATTGACTTGATCTGTTTGCCAGTTTCTAAATCCCAAAGGCGAATGTGGGCGTCGAGGGAGCTGGATGCTGCTATGGAGCCTGTGTGGCTGATGTCCACAGACACCACGCCCAGCTGGTGACCCTCCAAGGTCCACTGTAGATCCAATTTTTCATCATTCCTTTTgttgaagggaaagaaaagactaGGTATGAATAGCTGGGAGTACTGCACCGATCTCCAATCTCTCACAAAACAAACAGGACAACCCACATTTCTCCATTTTGTTCAGCAAAAGGGGAGTCAAAACTTCAGCCATGAAACGTGGAGAGAGCTGCACTCAAATTGCTCTCTGTACTTAAGGGAAAGAAATGACCAATCATTTACCACGTTTCTGCAAAGCATTTACTTCACCTTAAGTCTGTAAGCAGTCTCACCAAAATGTTTGCTACACAACACCACCTGGGTCCGTACAGAGCAGCGTGAAACGCACCAGCCAACAATTTTAAGTCACAACAGAGCTACTCGTGTCACTGAAGTGAAGCGCACACTTGATAGTGCTCTGGTTAAGAGAGAACAACTCTGTAAAAGCACA
It contains:
- the SKIC8 gene encoding superkiller complex protein 8; this translates as MTTQYSILFKQEQAHDDAIWSVAWGKNKNDGSETVISGSLDDLVKVWKWNDEKLDLQWTLEGHQLGVVSVDISHTGSIAASSSLDAHIRLWDLETGKQIKSIDAGPVDAWSLAFSPDSQYLATGSHVGKVNIFGVETGKKEYSLDTRGKFILSIAYSPDGKYLASGAIDGIINIFDIATGKLLHTLEGHAMPIRSLTFSPDSQLLVTASDDGYIKIYDVQHANLAGTLSGHGSWVLNVAFCPDDTHFVSSSSDKSVKVWDAGTRTCVHTFFDHQDQVWGVKYNGSGSKIVSVGDDQEIHIYDCPV